A genomic window from bacterium includes:
- a CDS encoding bifunctional DNA primase/polymerase: MSATFFETALEYHAKGFNVVPVVPGQKFPPKGAAWSHLRSRRQTPEEVAEWATRYPAHDIALILGSPHASVVDVEFDGPDGPREVERQGLRLPDTAMFARTKGRGAHRLYSTAAPCRTVKPHPQVEVRGAGSLAVVPPSRGRYWISPLDDVASLPALPEEWSRFVRPDLNSSRVPVTHAAATPPVYSSSDLTALAATLKGAGKEAGEILREMATCEAALPFVAPVLGLPDGITLGSSFCCPLPKHDEWHPSAQIYRGDNGVIGLRDWHRKGMKPFYSLPEVHAAIRTGGTRWDGISKSNAPLLVFWSMDLYERAGLLKVSRDILRAAPEDWPWYAKAVREEVDRLFALRWHKDGGAPAPMTWDLLSALGNLPIDLVRSAMCGYLLKFGFVEKVGEHTGRFGHTLALFMPGNRG, encoded by the coding sequence ATGAGCGCGACCTTCTTCGAGACGGCCCTCGAATACCACGCCAAGGGCTTCAACGTCGTCCCGGTCGTGCCGGGGCAGAAGTTCCCCCCAAAGGGGGCGGCTTGGAGTCATCTGCGTTCCCGGCGGCAGACGCCTGAAGAGGTCGCGGAGTGGGCGACCCGGTACCCGGCGCACGATATTGCCCTTATCCTAGGATCGCCTCATGCGTCGGTCGTGGACGTGGAGTTCGACGGGCCGGACGGTCCCCGCGAGGTCGAGAGGCAGGGCCTCCGGCTTCCTGATACGGCCATGTTCGCACGGACGAAGGGGCGCGGCGCCCACCGTCTCTACTCGACGGCTGCGCCGTGTCGGACGGTGAAGCCGCATCCACAGGTCGAGGTGCGGGGTGCCGGTTCCTTGGCAGTCGTTCCTCCTTCCCGTGGCCGGTATTGGATTTCACCGCTAGATGACGTTGCCTCGTTGCCCGCGTTGCCGGAAGAGTGGAGCCGGTTTGTCCGTCCCGATCTAAACTCATCCCGAGTCCCCGTCACCCACGCTGCCGCTACCCCGCCGGTCTACTCCAGTAGTGACCTGACCGCGCTTGCCGCTACGCTGAAAGGGGCCGGGAAGGAGGCGGGTGAGATTCTTCGCGAGATGGCGACCTGCGAGGCCGCTCTGCCATTCGTTGCTCCCGTGCTCGGGCTTCCCGACGGCATCACTCTAGGTTCGTCGTTCTGCTGCCCCCTTCCTAAACATGATGAATGGCACCCGTCAGCGCAGATCTATCGAGGGGACAACGGCGTTATCGGCCTGAGAGATTGGCACCGAAAGGGCATGAAACCCTTCTACTCGCTGCCGGAAGTCCACGCAGCGATTCGCACGGGGGGCACGCGCTGGGATGGAATCTCTAAGTCGAACGCGCCACTGCTCGTATTCTGGTCAATGGATCTCTATGAGCGAGCAGGGCTGTTGAAAGTGAGCCGCGACATTCTTCGGGCCGCTCCCGAGGATTGGCCGTGGTATGCGAAGGCTGTCCGTGAAGAAGTGGATCGACTCTTTGCTCTCCGTTGGCACAAGGATGGGGGTGCTCCGGCGCCGATGACCTGGGACCTTCTTTCAGCGTTGGGCAATCTTCCGATTGATTTGGTGCGAAGCGCTATGTGCGGATACCTGCTGAAGTTCGGATTTGTCGAGAAGGTCGGAGAGCATACAGGCCGGTTCGGTCATACGCTGGCGCTTTTTATGCCGGGGAACCGGGGATGA